The sequence AAACAGAAAGCCGACGATGCCGCCGCCAAACTTAAGGCGGAAGACGAAAAGCGTCAGGCGGAAGCGGCCTCCCGGCAGGAAGCCGCAAAACTTAAAGCGGAAAATGATCTTAAAATAATGCGTGAGGCGGAAGCCAGACGCCAGGCGGAAATCGCCAGACGGCTGGAAGAAAAAAAGAAAAAACAGGAAGAAGCTAAAAAAAAAGCTGAAGAAAAAAGATTACCTGACATTCCCGGGATGATCGGGATACCGGAAAGCCGGTATTTCATGGGCGCCGACGCGGACAGGCACTCTGTTACCGTCAGCCCTTACTATATTGATACGCGCGAAGTAACGGTGGAGCAGTATTCCGAATGCGTGAAAAGCACCCGATGCAATGCTCCGGCCCAGACAAAAGAAGGCTGCAACTGGGGCAATAATGACCGGAATCAGCATCCGATAAACTGCATAGGCTGGATGGAAGCGAATAATTACTGCATCTGGAAAGGGAAACGGCTTCCCACGGAAGCGGAATGGGAACTCGCCGCCAAAGGCAAAACCGAAAATCCTTATCCGTGGGGGCGCACACCGGCGACCTGTTCACATGCGGTAATCACCGGAGCCGACGGAGCGAAAGGCTGCGGAGCAAACAGCACCCAGCCTGCGGGATCAAAACCTCTTGATAAAAGCCCTTACGGCGTTATGGATATGGCAGGCAACGTAAGCGAATTCGTGAACGACTGGTACAGCAGTTCCTACCCGTCGGCGAAAAAAGATCCCGCGGGGCCGCTGTCGGGTACATTCAAAGTCACACGCGGCGGATCCTGGCAGAGCAACGCCGGGTCGGCGAATATCACATTGCGCAGTTTTACCCCCATGAGCAGCTGGAGCACCGGCATAGGGTTTCGGTGCGCCAGAAATCTGCGTTAGAATACCGGAGCGCTTATGAATCATGAATTTTTACTGGAAAAAAGCAAACAGTATATGCAGGAGCAGGAATACACGCTGGCAATCAACTGTCTTGACATAATCACCAGCAGCGATCCGTATAATGCCGAGGCCTTTTATCTGCACGGACAGCTCAGCTTCAAGCTGGGGAAATACAACTCCGCGCTGGCGGATTTCAATCACGCGATAGAAGCCGGTCTGGAAGACGCGAACGTGTACCTGGCCCGCGCGATAACTTACCGCCGGCTCAATCTGCCGGAAATGAGCCTGCGCGATTTCGGCCGCGTGGTCCAGATGGAACCGCAGAACATTGACGCCTACAGCAACCGGGGGCTGGCCTATTTCAGCATCCTCAGCGACGATAAAGCCATTGAGGATTTCTCCCACGCCGTCGCCATAAAACGCGGCCCGCAATACTTCTTTTACCGCGGGCTGGCGTACTCGCGCAAAGGCATGGACGACAAAGCCAGCGCGGATTTCAGCGACGAGTATCTAGCCAACATAGAAGCCCGGCATTGACTCCGGCGCCCGTTTCGCAGACAGCCTTCCGTAACAGGAAGGCTGTTTTTTCAGGCGGCGTTTTCCCGCCCCGACGGTTCTTCGGCCTGGCGCCCCCCGCCCGATTTCCCGCGCCCGCCCTGCTTGCAAAAAAAATTT comes from Elusimicrobiaceae bacterium and encodes:
- a CDS encoding SUMF1/EgtB/PvdO family nonheme iron enzyme, with translation KQKADDAAAKLKAEDEKRQAEAASRQEAAKLKAENDLKIMREAEARRQAEIARRLEEKKKKQEEAKKKAEEKRLPDIPGMIGIPESRYFMGADADRHSVTVSPYYIDTREVTVEQYSECVKSTRCNAPAQTKEGCNWGNNDRNQHPINCIGWMEANNYCIWKGKRLPTEAEWELAAKGKTENPYPWGRTPATCSHAVITGADGAKGCGANSTQPAGSKPLDKSPYGVMDMAGNVSEFVNDWYSSSYPSAKKDPAGPLSGTFKVTRGGSWQSNAGSANITLRSFTPMSSWSTGIGFRCARNLR